In one Epinephelus moara isolate mb chromosome 6, YSFRI_EMoa_1.0, whole genome shotgun sequence genomic region, the following are encoded:
- the fdps gene encoding farnesyl pyrophosphate synthase isoform X2, with the protein MGDSICNGTQGSKKALLSDPRLFDAQFDELVMELSERDLTDPALADALNRLKEVLVYNSPGGKRNRGLSVIGSLRELLPPTQLTQDTVRRALVVGWCIELLQAFFLVADDIMDASVTRRGQPCWYKKDGIGLDAINDSFLLEGSIYRLLRRHCRDQPYYVHLLELFTETTFQTELGQALDLMTAPPGQIDLNRFTMERYKAIVKYKTAFYSFYLPVAAAMYIAGIESEEEHNNAKHILLEMGEFFQIQDDYLDCYGDPAVTGKIGTDIQDNKCSWLVVKALQNMTAEQRTELEACYGRHDDACVEKVKELYSTLQMPTLYHRYEEESYQRLQKLIACHAQNLPHSVFLNFAKKIYKRNK; encoded by the exons ATG GGGGACAGCATTTGCAACGGGACGCAGGGCAGCAAAAAGGCGTTGCTGTCAGATCCTCGGCTGTTTGACGCCCAGTTTGACGAGCTGGTGATGGAGCTCTCAGAGCGGGACCTCACAGATCCAGCGTTGGCTGATGCTCTGAACAGGTTAAaagag GTGTTGGTGTACAATTCACCTGGAGGTAAGAGGAACCGAGGTCTGTCTGTGATTGGCTCACTGAGGGAGCTTCTGCCACCCACTCAGCTCACACAGGACACCGTGCGGCGGGCTCTCGTGGTTGGATGGTGCATTGAGTTG CTTCAGGCCTTTTTCCTCGTGGCAGATGATATCATGGATGCATCCGTGACTCGGAGAGGACAACCCTGCTGGTACAAGAAG gatGGGATAGGTCTCGATGCCATCAATGACTCATTTCTCCTAGAGGGCTCCATCTACAGGCTGCTTCGCAGACACTGCAGGGATCAGCCGTACTACGTCCACCTACTGGAGCTATTTACTGAG ACAACTTTCCAGACTGAGCTGGGCCAAGCTCTGGACCTCATGACGGCTCCTCCCGGTCAGATTGACCTGAACAGATTCACCATGGAGAG GTATAAAGCTATTGTAAAATACAAGACTGCCTTTTACTCTTTCTACCTCCCGGTGGCAGCTGCAATGTACATT GCAGGAATTGAGAGTGAAGAGGAACACAATAATGCCAAACATATCTTACTTGAGATGGGAGAGTTCTTTCAAATACAG GATGACTACTTAGACTGTTACGGAGACCCTGCTGTCACAGGAAAGATCGGTACAGACATCCAGGATAACAAATGCAGCTGGCTGGTGGTGAAGGCCCTGCAAAACATGACTGCTGAACAGAGAACAGAACTGGAG GCATGTTATGGGCGCCATGATGATGCCTGTGTGGAAAAGGTCAAAGAGCTTTACAGCACCCTGCAAATGCCAACACTGTACCACAGGTATGAGGAAGAGAGCTACCAGCGGCTACAGAAACTCATCGCTTGTCATGCTCAGAACCTTCCTCACTCGGTCTTCCTCAACTTTGCTAAGAAAATCTACAAGAGGAACAAGTGA
- the fam189b gene encoding protein FAM189B yields the protein MPSPSDSSSVASASGSRGWSDSRRGMSGRGPGGARLLLYLGLCHLGLGAMVLAFSFTSMAFTSSARVRQSCPFWAGFFVVASGIVGIISWRRPLTLVVSLFMLLSAVCVILSLAGSMLSCQNAQMVKSMLTCQVENGVCVCCAPTHSCSITEEETLVLYLNADCHSVRHQLKDLLFSACGLSILSTIICTLSTVTCSIHIFSLDLVHLLAPHRSRSVNPECTTPQDAFLTNIMDFEEFVPPIPPPPYYPPEYTCSSETDAQSITYNGSMESPVPLYPTDCPPPYEAVMGQRAASQATVFDPHGTELSGERGTSTAFSGEVSMDSGSLLMSEIVDIPDDSSPSEDSCLMEVGLRTQGDRGNRNTGEVGDGGDSGEYISFRGPPSQTPESPLAGGPRARRFIRGERSNSCSSPSTATTTYRSPVLRRQAMLASSCSQLEAIGKSTSPQQSSVPEFRVRPSTPSHQGAAPFSSAPPISLSPAASEQSGGPGNGPPLPGQPLYLRRRAGKGEKDGEGVRRGSEGLLRLVRSHSEPGLGSSTDTVDFGSGGSKVSMDTGPSSEACLLPRTSLPPATALPRKGSVKSAATGLQVPSKPPPTSPLRLPKDCHRSLGDLKVTRGLVARFLQRSKRNLSPSSEHTGSTGQGPKRRSGVEGAATNHMPLEQVLLTPWNASRGHPAHHAHHPHRRGHHHSHSDSRHNRHHGGRVPEGIHLRSCGDLSSSSSLSLRRLVTPHPPHGSSGALYSESAL from the exons ATGCCTTCGCCATCGGACTCCAGCAGCGTGGCTTCGGCCTCGGGGTCTCGGGGCTGGTCGGACAGCCGCAGGGGCATGTCGGGCCGGGGGCCTGGTGGGGCACGGCTACTCCTGTACCTGGGGCTTTGCCACCTGGGCCTTGGAGCCATGGTTCTGGCCTTCTCCTTCACCAGCATGGCCTTCACCTCCTCAGCCCGTGTGAGGCAGTCCTGTCCATTCTGGGCTGGCTTCTTT gtggTGGCATCAGGGATAGTTGGAATAATCTCATGGAGGAGACCTCTGACGCTGGTG GTGTCACTGTTCATGTTGCTGTCTGCGGTGTGTGTGATCCTCAGCCTGGCCGGCTCCATGCTCTCCTGTCAGAACGCGCAGATGGTCAAGTCTATGCTCACCTGCCAG GTGGAGaatggtgtgtgcgtgtgctgcGCGCCCACTCACTCCTGCTCCATCACAGAAGAGGAGACCCTGGTGCTCTACCTGAATGCTGACTGTCACTCAGTCAGGCATCAGCTGAAG GACCTTTTGTTCAGTGCATGCGGTCTCAGCATTCTCTCCACCATCATCTGTACTCTGTCCACTGTGACGTGCAGCATCCACATATTCTCCCTGGACCTCGTGCACCTG CTGGCCCCGCATCGCTCTCGTTCAGTCAACCCAGAATGCACCACTCCTCAGGACGCCTTCCTGACCAACATCATGGACTTTGAGGAGTTTGTCCCACCCATCCCTCCGCCCCCGTACTATCCTCCTGAGTACACCTGCAGCTCTGAAACAGACGCTCAGAG CATCACTTACAATGGCTCCATGGAGAGCCCTGTTCCTCTCTACCCCACCGACTGCCCTCCTCCATATGAGGCTGTGATGGGACAAAGAGCTGCAAGCCAg GCAACAGTGTTTGATCCCCATGGCACTGAGCTGTCTGGAGAGAGAGGGACTTCAACTGCCTTCAGTGGAGAAG TGTCCATGGACAGTGGATCTCTGCTGATGTCAGAGATTGTGGACATCCCTGATGATTCCTCCCCCTCTGAGGACTCCTGTCTGATGGAGGTCGGGCTGAGGACTCAGGGGGACAGGGGCAACAGGAACACTGGCGAGGTGGGAGACGGAGGAGACAGTGGGGAGTACATCAGCTTTCGTGGTCCCCCGTCTCAGACGCCAGAGAGTCCTCTGGCAGGAGGACCGAGAGCCAGGCGCTTCATCAGAGGAGAGCGGTCCAACTCGTGCTCTTCGCCCAGCACGGCAACCACCACATACAG GTCTCCAGTATTGCGTCGCCAGGCCATGCTAGCTAGTAGTTGTTCCCAGCTGGAAGCAATAGGGAAATCCACATCTCCGCAGCAGTCCTCTGTCCCAGAGTTTCGAGTTCGCCCCTCCACTCCCTCACACCAAGGAGCTGCCCcattctcctctgctcctcccaTTTCGTTGTCCCCAGCTGCCAGTGAGCAGAGTGGTGGTCCGGGTAATGGGCCACCCCTCCCGGGCCAACCATTGTACCTTCGACGAAGGGCCGGTAAAGGTGAGAAGGATGGAGAGGGTGTGAGGAGGGGTAGTGAAGGACTCCTGCGTCTTGTGAGGTCACACAGTGAGCCAGGCCTCGGCTCCTCGACTGATACAG TTGACTTTGGCTCTGGAGGCAGCAAAGTATCTATGGACACAG GTCCGTCCTCTGAGGCATGTCTGCTGCCCCGCACCTCTTTACCTCCTGCCACAGCTCTACCGAGGAAAGGCAGCGTGAAATCAGCAGCCACAGGGTTGCAGGTCCCCTCCAAACCTCCCCCCACCTCTCCACTGCGTTTACCTAAAGACTGTCACCGTTCCCTAGGAGACCTTAAG GTGACTCGGGGTCTGGtggctcgcttcctgcagcgcTCCAAACGCAACCTGTCACCCTCTTCCGAGCATACTGGGAGCACAGGGCAGGGGCCTAAGAGGAGGAGTGGAGTTGAGGGCGCTGCCACCAACCACATGCCCTTGGAGCAA GTGTTGCTGACCCCGTGGAACGCCAGCCGAGGACACCCCGCCCATCACGCCCATCACCCTCATCGCCGTGGACACCACCACTCCCATAGTGACAGTCGACACAACAGGCACCACGGCGGTCGGGTGCCAGAGGGGATCCACCTGCGCAGTTGTGGGGATTTAAGTTCCTCATCCTCATTGTCACTACGTCGATTAGTGACACCTCATCCACCGCATGGGTCATCAGGCGCTCTCTACTCAGAGTCTGCGCTGTGA
- the fdps gene encoding farnesyl pyrophosphate synthase isoform X1, producing MRRLLSLVVDARKVIRTMWYAVSPHKLKTTSVLLCTSSFQGDSICNGTQGSKKALLSDPRLFDAQFDELVMELSERDLTDPALADALNRLKEVLVYNSPGGKRNRGLSVIGSLRELLPPTQLTQDTVRRALVVGWCIELLQAFFLVADDIMDASVTRRGQPCWYKKDGIGLDAINDSFLLEGSIYRLLRRHCRDQPYYVHLLELFTETTFQTELGQALDLMTAPPGQIDLNRFTMERYKAIVKYKTAFYSFYLPVAAAMYIAGIESEEEHNNAKHILLEMGEFFQIQDDYLDCYGDPAVTGKIGTDIQDNKCSWLVVKALQNMTAEQRTELEACYGRHDDACVEKVKELYSTLQMPTLYHRYEEESYQRLQKLIACHAQNLPHSVFLNFAKKIYKRNK from the exons ATGAGACGCCTGCTAAGCTTGGTCGTTGATGCCCGTAAAGTAATCCGGACCATGTGGTACGCTGTCTCCCCGCACAAGCTAAAAACTACATCTGTCCTGCTGTGCACCTCGTCTTTCCAGGGGGACAGCATTTGCAACGGGACGCAGGGCAGCAAAAAGGCGTTGCTGTCAGATCCTCGGCTGTTTGACGCCCAGTTTGACGAGCTGGTGATGGAGCTCTCAGAGCGGGACCTCACAGATCCAGCGTTGGCTGATGCTCTGAACAGGTTAAaagag GTGTTGGTGTACAATTCACCTGGAGGTAAGAGGAACCGAGGTCTGTCTGTGATTGGCTCACTGAGGGAGCTTCTGCCACCCACTCAGCTCACACAGGACACCGTGCGGCGGGCTCTCGTGGTTGGATGGTGCATTGAGTTG CTTCAGGCCTTTTTCCTCGTGGCAGATGATATCATGGATGCATCCGTGACTCGGAGAGGACAACCCTGCTGGTACAAGAAG gatGGGATAGGTCTCGATGCCATCAATGACTCATTTCTCCTAGAGGGCTCCATCTACAGGCTGCTTCGCAGACACTGCAGGGATCAGCCGTACTACGTCCACCTACTGGAGCTATTTACTGAG ACAACTTTCCAGACTGAGCTGGGCCAAGCTCTGGACCTCATGACGGCTCCTCCCGGTCAGATTGACCTGAACAGATTCACCATGGAGAG GTATAAAGCTATTGTAAAATACAAGACTGCCTTTTACTCTTTCTACCTCCCGGTGGCAGCTGCAATGTACATT GCAGGAATTGAGAGTGAAGAGGAACACAATAATGCCAAACATATCTTACTTGAGATGGGAGAGTTCTTTCAAATACAG GATGACTACTTAGACTGTTACGGAGACCCTGCTGTCACAGGAAAGATCGGTACAGACATCCAGGATAACAAATGCAGCTGGCTGGTGGTGAAGGCCCTGCAAAACATGACTGCTGAACAGAGAACAGAACTGGAG GCATGTTATGGGCGCCATGATGATGCCTGTGTGGAAAAGGTCAAAGAGCTTTACAGCACCCTGCAAATGCCAACACTGTACCACAGGTATGAGGAAGAGAGCTACCAGCGGCTACAGAAACTCATCGCTTGTCATGCTCAGAACCTTCCTCACTCGGTCTTCCTCAACTTTGCTAAGAAAATCTACAAGAGGAACAAGTGA